The DNA region aaaaaatatcaaatggttcattaatttatagcTATGAACAaaacaacacaaaaaaataatgtttttaatcacACAAGGACCACCATCAGTGCCATACATCATGCATTGAGGAAAACGAAAGAGCAAAGcattaatttattgcaatatatatatatatatataatgcaaTTCCTATGAAACTAGAATCGAATCGAATTActctaaaaatacttatttagttTGACTGTACGATCCTGCATATTTGCTTCAACGAGTTGTAATCCTTATACAAGTAAGTGTAAAAATTAGAACATCAGATAAGGCAGAGGACTCTGGAAGTATGGAACGAGCGCTACCTGGGGGGTGAAACAGCTGGaactacaaaattatttatcggcAATGTAAGAACAGcgtataagttaataaaagagAAGCGTTTCACTCCCCAGATGGCGCAAATTCTTACAGGGCACGGAGCCTTTGCCCATTACCTGCATAGGTTTAAAATTAGGACAAGCCCAACATGTGCCTGCGGTAATGAAGAGCAAACAGTGGAACATTTGCTTCTACACTGCCCTATATTCGCATCGTCCAGGCACGACCTGGAGCAACAAATGCAGATGACTGTAGACCGTGACGGCCTACAggacatgttaataaagcacAGACCGTTCCTGGAACGGTTctgcgaaaaaaatattaaatatttaaaggaggCAAACAAAAGCGAAAGACTCGCGGAAGAAAGCGGCAACACATTCACTCGGAAGGGTTGGATTTCTAATTTTTTTGGTACATTACTTACCTTTTGATATCCATTTTGCacgaaaaaaatgtaaatagatTGATTGAAAACCACATTGGATTATCGTGGAGGTCATAACGATAATTATTTTCGATTAATAATGACCTCGAAGTGCGTATGAATCATATACTACTTGGGAACGCGCCAGTCAGCTGGACATCTATGTATTGTCACCACTGTTCCGCGAGATGGCGCAACACTAGGCCCATCGCGATACGCACGGGGCCTATAGTCagatcttatattatttgtagtcataaaatattacactattaaaatatattattacgttatcaaattaatattaattataatgtatcaCCCAAATAATCAtcaatagaagaaaaaaataattccaaaGAAGGAGGGTGCTTAAgtcgaaattattataataaaaaaatctaaattatatatatatatcttaattgcCATACAAGTGTTTTTCGTATACAATTCCAAAATGATCCAATTTCTATGTTTAACGACAGATGTCCATTCCCGttgacttaaaatatttatgtgtttgtcaacgaataaggacatttctaaaatatacatatagggaagagataaaattttcaattttaaataaaatgtctagTTTTGCATGTCGTGTCAGTGTCAGTGTCATTTATAGTCGAtgatctaaaaaaaaattgtggtgAGCACTTCTATTCCCACCCTTACGCTTCCTGGATCGAGACGTGCCGTGGAAGTCGCCGGTCACCTATCTAGGGGTCACCATAGACCGGAGTCTTACCATGAAGCACCACATCTCCAGGGCTGTAAGGAGCGCCAAGTGGGCGACGCACACGCTTCGCCCACTGATCACAGGCAACCTACCCCTCCGCACCAAGCTCGCGCTATACAAACTGTATGTGCGCCCTCACCTCACGTACGCGGCACCGGCGTGGTTCTCCTATGCCAGCGAGACCAACCGCCGAAGACTGCGCATCGTGCAAAACACCGTCTTACGACGCGCAGTAAAGGCACCACGCTACGTGAGGAACGCCACCATAGCGCGAGACTTGCGGATGGAGTCGATCGACGAGTTCGTCGCACGGCTCGCGATGAGGATGTTTGATCGAGCGGACGCCTCTCAACATCCTCACCTCCAAAACATCGCGCCGTGGCACTCCAGGCCGCCCAACCGATACAAGTACCCGCGTGAGCTCTTCTCCGCGGGTCCCGACGACACCAGGGCAGCAGCTGCGGCTTCGACCGCTGGTCGCCTCGCTGGGCCTCCCCCGGGGCCACCGGGGGTCTCACCCGGCGGAGCTTGACCGCGAGCCGCGCTAGCTGCCCGATACCACCTATCATGACACCAGGGCCAAGTCGAGACTACTCCTTGGCCCCCTCCTCATCACCCGGACTTGACACTCCGGACACGACCCCATCGGCTGCGCGCAGCGGGTAGAGACTGAGTCTCCCCGCGCGCCTGCAGCCCTCACCAAGGGCTATATGCCCGCCCCCGTACCgccctgtatcagcagggcgcgaaTATATACACCACTtgaagggggcatacgccccgaacaagacaaaacacccccctcgcgagggagggtgCAACAATAACCACGACTTCTATTCCATACACATTGTTCTGTATAACAACTCAGCGTTTTGTGTATTATGTGAGTTGTTGAGttagttaataaatgtttaaaaacgaTTATTTGAAGCCTATAATGtactaaatgaaaacaaaataagtattcactgaaattaatattttatttagaaactaATACAGTAATAATCTAAAGAGCTATGGCCATCATACGATCATTTGACTTTCTGTCATACACTACTACGTTGGAGCTGGTGAAGAAGCCGACTTCAATGACCTGTTTTGATGTCAGGTGATCGCTCATACCGGCTTTACTCATCACAGCCTCAACGCTAAGACCCCAGAAATGATGACCCTTGTACGGCGTGTTGTAGTTTACGGCGACGTCTCCAGATACACTGGCCTCGTATTCCATCTCAACCTTCAAGGACCCTCTGGTTGCGTGGAGCTCAGCCAAAACAGACTGGCCAGGTTGTAACAAAACATCGACATGGGATGAAGATCCAACAGTCACAGTCTGAGATTTCTGGCTGCTGCTTCCATAACTCGAAGAAAACACCATTGAAGTCTTTCCAGCAATGTTAGCGAAGTCAATAACGAAATCAAAGCCGATCTCAGAATGAATGGTAAGGTCTTCTGACTGACTCCAGGAAGAGCTCATAGTGTTTTGAAGGGATTGGGATATCCCAACATTGAAGGTGGCGGGTTTGGAGCTGTTGTTCTCGAAGATTTGCTGCATGACAACCTGTGGTTCGGATGTCATGGATAGAATGCGGCCTCTTTTGGGGACGAGCGTTCTTCTAACTTCGGACCATCCGTAGGACTTGAATAGATCTCCCCATGGGGTTGGGCTTCTCAAGTAAACATCGTCAGGCCAACCGCCGAAGTAGGCTTCTACGCCTGTTTTCACATTTCTGTCGTTTAATTTAAAGGAGTCTCTTTCGCGGTCACTGATGACGTCAATCTCCTCTCCTGAGAAGGCTAGGTGAAGATCTTTCTCAAATATGCCAGAAAGCTCTACCTCGATCTTGGCGATTGCCAGTGCAGGTAGAAGGAGTAGAAGTTTGAAAACCATGGTGGATctgtaaaagtaaataattgttaattgcaTGGAATATAGTAACCAAACAATCGTGAATCTGTGGAATGTAAAATATGACCTATTTGGTACATAAATTACAAGATTTAACATACATGTACGAAGagaaaacaaaatagatagatagcttcatacattttaataagtaaacgAGAATTGATTCGAAAGTGTGAGACGAGCAACTATGGATCCAGACCTAGCTcatttatcagaatgctcaatTTTGATATTGGAGAGTTTTTTCAAAGCGCGATCTTCTGAACGGAGGGACAAATCGGATGATGTCTAGAGTATCCAGTTTTACAGGTACACAAAAAATTCTTTAtgctttcatataaaataaatccacCAAGATCTGCTTGAGTACAGATATTAATCTGTGTCTGTTTGGCTTTATAGGACACAAGATTATTCTTCGGGACAATATAAATAGGGACCAGAGGCACCaccaatttttaaacacaaatgaaaataataataaaataaatagaactcACCAGTTATCTTCGGATGTCACGTCTCAAGTGTAATAATCAGCCGAAAATTATGCATTTTATACGAAAAAAACTAATGACTGGTACATTGCGCGTTACCCTCAATACGCTTGGctggatatttttaaattggctagattaattcaaaataacaaatatatataagtaattagATTATAtccaatatatttgttatatccagaactgagcgtttttaaaagCAGTTTACACCGCGGACAACCAGTATGTGAAACTAGCTGCCCACCGGAGTATTtgcaaaccaattcgacttagggtccttcaagaaatgagcgtactaattaataaaaggccggcaaagaACTCGAGAgtcttctggcattgagagtctccgtacaggaggcaaacggtcGTCCTgaccgtttgcctcctgtactataaaaaaaaaatatactggcCCTTACCACTCTATTCCCGTTGTCCAAgagaatttgaaataattataatagattttaaaatactacttTTTTCACAAAATACCAGTTTAGTTTTACTGTAACAAATTTTAACCTGCTTATTTTAGATATTGTGTAcgaatcattttattaatagctaAGCAATTTTTGTAGATCGGCCTTAATTTTACACATGTGTCAATAGGCTTATACGCTGACTTCGTTCATGTTTTACAtactttgataattattttgtcgccgaatattattataatgtttggtcataagtattttttttttagttttagcaGAGCCTGAACCtaacagatttctgtatatcttTCGTGAAGTATAGAAATCAGGGTTAtcatgcctgacacacgctgtcaactttttcggtctaaggcaagccggtttccgtTTGAGCAAATGtgtaatgcgcacatagacagaaagttcattgctgcacagccggggatcgaacctacgacatcacggatgagagttgcacgctgaagccactaggccaacaatgcTCTTTACATTATAGTTTACCAAGTTTTCTTATACCTCTAgtaaattatctttataatcTAATACAAACGTGGCATCCACACGCCTCTTCTGTCCACCCGTGACCAGATTGACCAAAAAAAGAcgacggtttcctcacgaagtTCTCCgtacgagtgttaaatgcgcacgtagaaagaatgtcaattggtgcacagccaagGATCCGAACCTTAAAGGATAAGAGTCGTGTGCTAAAGGCACGCCATCACTGCTCTAACACGAAACAATTCAgtaaaatgatataataatttcatagtaCCGGTAaccagagctggtgttttctTCACTCAActaataagtatcgcaatataccaaggaaatgctgccagcgtatgaggtacactgccacagggaccattttaaatttgttaaaattttcgttttatcaatttttaattattattactatgttgattaagaaaattgtaaatactgtatattttattgttatgattatgttttaataaacgtcGACTTGCTATATTACggctctttaaaaaataagctaAGCTTTGGCCGTAATCGATAAGGAACAcatattattgaaatgaataaGAATCTAAAATCTTCACAAGGGGTACGCGATTTCATCGGCTATGTGGTACCGATTTACTGGTAATAAGGTTTAGTTGTGAAACGGTTATTGCGTaatcacaaataaaaactcagatgaaatattttatatactagcGTATAAAAACAGCCTACGTTATTCAGGGATTGTtctaattgtaatatttttttgtggcAGCCCAGTTGTTTTTGGgctaataatgtaatttggGTTTCAACTATTTATGTCAAGGAATAGTGTTgcctaaaaaataaacacatgcGTTGGCCATTgcaaatttttagtttttctcttTTTAACCAACTTTTTcttgtcaaataaaaataaattttggccGTATTCCGATGTTCGGATCGTTTTACAATCTTTTGTAATATCCTTTGTGGTTGCCTGGAATTTGCGACGATTCTGAGCGATAaataacttgttttttttaatagatattaatatGACTTACAGTATACTTTGTGCTTTTGAAGCTTCTCGAAACCCACCCAAATAATGACTTCCATCAGCAAAAACATTCtttattctaataatttttctCCCAGCCTTACTGGCTAATTGAAATCATCAAAATAATatctgataaaataaataaaataaaacatttagaatgttttattttaagcctaATATGTATCATGacgaaaattaatataaatatgaaattgttaaaCAACGAAAAGTTGAGTATCTTGGGCCATGAGCGCTACCACCTCCTTCaagtaattataatgattttatacaGGGTGAACAGCGTGCTGGTAGAAGTAAGAAATCATGGCTTCGCATCATTAGGGCGTGGACGGGTTTTGCGACTGCGGATGAGTTCCTGCGTCTGGCACAGGACAAGACACACTTCATATGAcatatgaatttataatatgcTCTTCAATAACacattttgtgtaaaatatatagatgtttgtaagtatatttttattttattcggaAATAGCCCGCTTGTCCTGGATCGCAAATGGATGATGTAGAGAGTTTTCGAGTAAGTTTAACAAGTGGTACACTCCTTGAAGCatccttagtcgaattggttcgttTTGGATACCTCAGTGGACAGCTGGACCCATATAGTTATACTACTAGGAAAAATAGCCTCAAAAACGCTCAATTGTGGATGAG from Pieris brassicae chromosome 2, ilPieBrab1.1, whole genome shotgun sequence includes:
- the LOC123720169 gene encoding spherulin-2A-like — encoded protein: MVFKLLLLLPALAIAKIEVELSGIFEKDLHLAFSGEEIDVISDRERDSFKLNDRNVKTGVEAYFGGWPDDVYLRSPTPWGDLFKSYGWSEVRRTLVPKRGRILSMTSEPQVVMQQIFENNSSKPATFNVGISQSLQNTMSSSWSQSEDLTIHSEIGFDFVIDFANIAGKTSMVFSSSYGSSSQKSQTVTVGSSSHVDVLLQPGQSVLAELHATRGSLKVEMEYEASVSGDVAVNYNTPYKGHHFWGLSVEAVMSKAGMSDHLTSKQVIEVGFFTSSNVVVYDRKSNDRMMAIAL